In the Vicugna pacos chromosome 24, VicPac4, whole genome shotgun sequence genome, one interval contains:
- the LOC102534321 gene encoding LOW QUALITY PROTEIN: photoreceptor ankyrin repeat protein (The sequence of the model RefSeq protein was modified relative to this genomic sequence to represent the inferred CDS: inserted 1 base in 1 codon) codes for MEEEELPLQKGGLDTSEALSCPDNETPAPGCTLGALYWACVRNDPAQLQAMLDDGVSPEEATQVDGNWGTGLMVVCYQGFQSVVALLSRCPFLDVNQQDEEGDTALMLAAQAGHVPLVSLLINYCAGLDLERRDQRGLTALMKAAMRDRSECVAALLMAGADLTTVDPVQGKTALGWAFLTNSFDTVQRIQQLLRRPQVEQLSQDYQPEWPALPGLVAQAQAQGXPSLLERLQATLSLPFVQSPQEGGVLDHLVTITASLASPFLTTACHTLCPDQPPALGTRSKSVPELLGTAPPPPPGPQPPQEIPGPRVFVPYQGPQGVLSMCPQWLQPRDSTSPGPQPPKILLSKALSSFMQWKPEPRSSGNRRLALPLWRYQGLRMERRRQEEAGLAQSQGKMS; via the exons ATGGAAGAGGAGGAGTTGCCATTGCAGAAGGGAGGCCTGGACACATCTGAGGCTTTGTCCTGCCCTGACAATGAgacccctgccccaggctgcaCGCTGGGGGCCCTGTACTGGGCCTGTGTCCGCAATGACCCTGCCCAGCTCCAAGCCATGCTGGACGATGGAGTCTCCCCAGAGGAGGCCACCCAGGTGGACGGCAATTGGGGG acaGGCCTCATGGTTGTGTGCTACCAAGGCTTCCAGAGTGTGGTGGCCCTACTCAGCCGCTGTCCTTTCCTGGATGTGAACCAGCAGGACGAAGAAGGGGACACAGCCCTCATGCTGGCTGCCCAAGCAG GCCATGTGCCTCTGGTGAGTCTCCTGATCAACTACTGCGCGGGCCTGGACCTGGAGCGCCGGGACCAGCGGGGACTAACGGCGCTGATGAAGGCTGCCATGCGGGACCGCTCGGAATGCGTGGCTGCCCTCCTCATGGCAG GTGCTGACCTGACCACGGTGGATCCTGTCCAGGGCAAGACTGCCCTGGGGTGGGCATTTCTGACCAACAGCTTTGACACAGTGCAAAGGATCCAGCAGCTGCTGCGGCGGCCCCAAGTGGAGCAGCTCAGCCAGGATTATCAGCCTGAGTGGCCTGCTTTGCCCGGGCTCGTGGCCCAGGCCCAAGCTCAGG CCCCATCTCTCCTTGAGCGACTGCAGGCCACCTTGAGCCTCCCCTTTGTCCAGTCTCCTCAGGAGGGGGGTGTCCTGGACCACCTTGTGACCATCACAGCCAGCCTGGCCAGTCCCTTCCTCACTACTGCCTGCCACACCCTGTGCCCTGACCAGCCACCTGCACTGGGCACCCGAAGCAAGTCTGTGCCAGAGCTGCTAGgcactgccccaccccctcccccaggaccccAACCCCCGCAGGAAATCCCTGGGCCTCGGGTCTTTGTCCCCTACCAGGGCCCTCAGGGTGTGTTGAGCATGTGCCCTCAGTGGCTCCAGCCCAGGGATAGTACCAGCCCCGGGCCCCAACCCCCCAAGATCCTCCTCTCCAAGGCCCTCTCATCTTTCATGCAGTGGAAGCCAGAGCCCAGGTCTTCAGGGAATCGAAGGCTGGCCCTTCCTCTCTGGAGATACCAGGGGCTcaggatggagaggaggaggcaggaggaggctggatTGGCACAGAGCCAGGGGAAGATGAGCTAG